A single genomic interval of Tsukamurella paurometabola harbors:
- the glpR gene encoding gephyrin-like molybdotransferase receptor GlpR, which translates to MIPQTLLWVGLIVAWLVVLVPMLAARHPKVNQVSDATLKTRLLHRGGSATRAVRRRIRPAATVAEERATEDAELDEVEDLEDGRIVLGRTADRAADDDVDLVDEDADAHAYVDSDVDDLHGSSPMDGDTTPIPTVERAAMAARAKIVDLDHLDAPVVSDAGDEAAAPESAPIVRRVTAPAEPAEEPVEPVGEPVEEPAAEVEDDLEGQDEQNDEAAEYDEADEIVDEGDEVPADEQLTEEFDPVERPAAELAEDLDAEPRRRRGGYDPENDARLTEARFRFRQRVTLVLGVLAVVALGAGLMNVPFAWYGLGAVVLALVVYLAYLRRTVRIETEIRRRRMARLERARRERAREAEVRDGVPAHLRRGGCIVMEIDDEDPAFDHLPRYRAEEFDFLDRPADLREPYERKVG; encoded by the coding sequence ATGATCCCGCAGACACTGCTCTGGGTGGGGCTGATCGTCGCGTGGCTGGTGGTACTCGTTCCGATGCTCGCGGCGCGGCACCCCAAGGTGAACCAGGTGTCGGACGCGACGCTGAAGACGCGCCTGCTGCACCGCGGTGGTTCCGCCACGCGCGCCGTGCGGCGGCGCATCCGGCCGGCGGCCACCGTCGCCGAGGAGCGCGCGACCGAGGATGCGGAGCTCGATGAGGTCGAGGACCTCGAGGACGGGCGGATCGTGTTGGGCAGGACCGCCGACCGCGCCGCCGACGACGACGTCGATCTCGTCGACGAGGACGCCGACGCGCACGCCTACGTCGACTCCGACGTCGACGACCTGCACGGCTCCAGCCCGATGGACGGCGATACCACCCCGATCCCCACGGTCGAGCGGGCCGCGATGGCCGCGCGGGCGAAGATCGTCGACCTCGATCACCTGGACGCTCCCGTCGTGTCCGACGCGGGCGACGAGGCCGCCGCGCCGGAGTCCGCGCCGATCGTGCGGCGCGTGACCGCGCCGGCCGAGCCCGCCGAGGAGCCGGTCGAGCCCGTCGGCGAACCGGTCGAGGAGCCGGCCGCCGAGGTCGAGGACGACCTCGAGGGTCAGGATGAGCAGAACGACGAGGCCGCCGAGTACGACGAGGCCGACGAGATCGTCGACGAGGGCGACGAGGTGCCCGCGGACGAGCAGCTGACCGAGGAGTTCGATCCCGTCGAGCGCCCGGCCGCCGAGCTCGCCGAGGACCTGGACGCCGAGCCGCGTCGCCGCCGCGGCGGCTACGACCCGGAGAACGACGCCCGGCTCACCGAGGCGCGGTTCCGGTTCCGCCAGCGCGTGACCCTGGTGCTGGGCGTGCTCGCCGTGGTCGCGCTCGGCGCGGGCCTGATGAACGTCCCCTTCGCCTGGTACGGCCTCGGCGCGGTGGTACTCGCGCTGGTCGTCTACCTCGCCTACCTGCGCCGGACGGTGCGGATCGAGACCGAGATCCGGCGCCGCCGGATGGCGCGCCTGGAGCGGGCGAGGCGCGAGCGCGCCCGCGAGGCCGAGGTGCGCGACGGGGTGCCGGCGCACCTGCGCCGCGGCGGCTGCATCGTCATGGAGATCGACGACGAGGACCCCGCCTTCGACCACCTGCCGCGCTACCGGGCCGAGGAGTTCGACTTCCTCGATCGCCCCGCTGACCTGCGGGAACCGTACGAGCGCAAGGTCGGTTAA
- a CDS encoding dioxygenase, translating to MTTMPALFLSHGAPPLVDDERWVAQLRGLAAELPRPEQILVVSAHWEAAPLTVGATDSRVPLTYDFGGFPERYYRTVYPSPGAPELADRIAAMAPDDQPVHRDARRRLDHGAYVPLTVMYPDADIPTLQVSLPTLEPEALFGLGRRLAELREEGVMIIGSGFTTHGLPFLTDPSADAVAPGWSVEFDAWAHERFAAGDVDGLMRFREEAPGMPYAHPRIEHFAPLFVTLGAATDPEAAPAEPIDGFWMGLAKRSIVAA from the coding sequence ATGACCACGATGCCCGCGCTCTTCCTCAGCCACGGCGCGCCGCCGCTCGTCGACGACGAACGGTGGGTCGCGCAGCTGCGCGGGCTCGCCGCCGAGTTGCCGCGGCCCGAGCAGATCCTCGTGGTCTCCGCGCACTGGGAGGCCGCGCCGCTCACGGTGGGCGCCACGGATTCCCGCGTCCCGCTCACCTACGACTTCGGCGGCTTCCCCGAGCGGTACTACCGCACCGTCTACCCCTCCCCCGGCGCACCCGAGCTGGCGGACCGGATCGCGGCCATGGCTCCCGACGATCAGCCCGTGCACCGGGATGCGCGCCGCCGGCTCGATCACGGCGCGTACGTGCCGCTCACCGTGATGTACCCCGACGCGGACATCCCGACGCTGCAGGTCTCGCTCCCCACGCTCGAACCCGAGGCGCTGTTCGGGCTGGGGCGGCGGCTCGCGGAACTCCGCGAGGAGGGCGTGATGATCATCGGATCCGGGTTCACCACCCACGGCCTGCCCTTCCTCACCGACCCGAGCGCCGACGCCGTCGCGCCCGGCTGGTCGGTCGAGTTCGACGCCTGGGCGCACGAGCGATTCGCCGCCGGGGATGTGGACGGGCTCATGCGGTTCCGGGAGGAGGCACCGGGGATGCCCTACGCGCACCCGCGGATCGAGCACTTCGCGCCCCTGTTCGTCACGCTCGGCGCGGCGACGGACCCCGAGGCGGCGCCCGCGGAACCCATCGACGGGTTCTGGATGGGGCTGGCCAAGCGCAGCATCGTCGCGGCCTGA
- a CDS encoding 5-formyltetrahydrofolate cyclo-ligase: MTAESKAAWRARFRRGRAQMSLQARTEAAAALTAVLAESDLGETVAAYVPVGTEPGFVLDREVLLPVTPPEPGPLDWAWSGSLVPGPFGLLEPAGPRLGADAVSSASTVLLPALGCSRAGVRLGRGAGYYDRSLRPGPRLIAVVYDEELVDWLPSEPTDVPVHAAVTPAGLVAF, from the coding sequence GTGACCGCTGAATCGAAGGCCGCGTGGCGCGCGCGGTTCCGGCGCGGACGCGCGCAGATGAGCCTCCAGGCGCGGACGGAGGCCGCGGCGGCGTTGACCGCCGTGCTGGCCGAGTCGGACCTGGGTGAGACGGTCGCGGCGTACGTTCCGGTGGGCACCGAGCCGGGCTTCGTGCTGGACCGGGAAGTGCTGCTGCCGGTGACCCCGCCGGAGCCCGGGCCACTCGACTGGGCGTGGTCGGGCTCACTCGTCCCCGGGCCGTTCGGGTTGCTGGAACCCGCGGGGCCGCGGCTGGGCGCCGATGCTGTGAGCTCTGCCTCGACAGTGCTGCTGCCGGCGTTGGGCTGCTCCCGCGCGGGAGTGCGCCTGGGGCGCGGTGCCGGCTACTACGACCGGTCGCTGCGGCCGGGGCCGCGGTTGATCGCGGTGGTCTACGACGAGGAGCTGGTCGACTGGCTGCCGTCGGAGCCCACGGATGTGCCGGTGCACGCCGCAGTGACGCCGGCGGGGCTGGTGGCGTTCTGA
- a CDS encoding lysophospholipid acyltransferase family protein, producing the protein MARREPVYEVVQVLAKGILRAQGLQVDWRGLENIPAEGGVLLAVNHTSYVDFLEAGLAARRAGRWPRYMLKAELKKIRIMAFLIKHCGAIGVDREHGAESYHEAVAALEAGEAVIVYPEATISRSFELKEFKSGAARMSIEAGVPIVPVIVWGTQRIWSKGTQRRIGRHRYPVVVQAGPALLPDGDDPAALTARLRTAMAEALADAQRGFPAPAGEDWVPARLGGGAPPPDEALRLEQEEFARRKAKREAKRQAGAS; encoded by the coding sequence ATGGCGCGGCGCGAACCCGTCTACGAGGTGGTCCAGGTCCTGGCGAAGGGCATCCTGCGCGCGCAGGGCCTGCAGGTGGACTGGCGGGGGCTGGAGAACATCCCGGCCGAGGGCGGGGTCCTGCTCGCGGTCAATCACACCAGCTACGTCGACTTCCTCGAGGCCGGCCTCGCCGCCCGCCGCGCCGGACGCTGGCCCCGCTACATGCTCAAGGCCGAGCTCAAGAAGATCCGCATCATGGCCTTCCTCATCAAGCACTGCGGCGCCATCGGCGTGGACCGCGAGCACGGCGCCGAGAGCTACCACGAGGCCGTCGCCGCGCTGGAGGCCGGCGAGGCAGTCATCGTCTACCCCGAGGCCACCATCAGCCGCAGCTTCGAACTGAAGGAGTTCAAGTCCGGCGCGGCCCGCATGTCCATCGAGGCCGGCGTGCCGATCGTCCCCGTCATCGTCTGGGGCACACAGCGCATCTGGTCCAAGGGAACGCAGCGGCGCATCGGCCGGCACCGCTACCCCGTCGTCGTGCAGGCCGGTCCCGCGCTCCTGCCCGACGGTGACGACCCCGCCGCCCTGACGGCCCGGTTGCGCACCGCGATGGCCGAGGCCCTCGCCGACGCGCAGCGCGGATTCCCCGCTCCGGCGGGGGAGGACTGGGTGCCCGCCCGGCTCGGCGGCGGTGCTCCTCCGCCCGACGAGGCGCTGCGGCTCGAACAGGAGGAATTCGCACGTCGGAAGGCGAAAAGGGAGGCGAAGCGCCAGGCCGGCGCCAGCTGA
- a CDS encoding UTP--glucose-1-phosphate uridylyltransferase, with amino-acid sequence MTTAPSIPKTAIVPAAGLGTRFLPATKTVPKELLPVVDTPGIELVAEEAAAAGAERLCIVTSPGKDGVVAHFVEDLVLEGTLEKRGKTAMLDKVRRAPNLIHAEAVVQEKPLGLGHAVACVEPVLDPEEDAVSVLLPDDLVLPNGVLTTMAKVREKRGGSVLCAIEVSPEQISSYGAFDVEIVPDAANPDVLKVNGMVEKPKAEDAPSNYAAAGRYLLDRAIFDALRRIDKGAGGEIQLTDAIALLISEGHPVHVVVHRGTRHDLGNPGGYLKAAVDLALDRDDYGPDLREWLQDRLNRD; translated from the coding sequence ATGACCACAGCGCCGTCCATCCCGAAGACCGCGATCGTCCCCGCGGCAGGCCTCGGTACCCGCTTCCTCCCCGCGACGAAGACGGTGCCGAAGGAACTCCTCCCCGTGGTCGACACCCCGGGCATCGAACTGGTGGCGGAGGAGGCAGCGGCCGCCGGCGCCGAGCGCCTCTGCATCGTGACCAGCCCGGGTAAGGACGGGGTCGTCGCCCACTTCGTCGAGGACCTGGTCCTCGAGGGCACCCTCGAGAAGCGCGGCAAGACCGCGATGCTCGACAAGGTGCGCCGCGCCCCGAACCTCATCCACGCCGAGGCCGTCGTCCAGGAGAAGCCGCTGGGCCTGGGCCACGCCGTGGCCTGCGTCGAGCCCGTCCTCGACCCCGAGGAGGACGCGGTCAGCGTCCTCCTGCCCGACGACCTGGTGCTGCCCAACGGTGTCCTCACCACGATGGCGAAGGTGCGGGAGAAGCGCGGCGGCTCCGTGCTCTGCGCGATCGAGGTCTCCCCGGAGCAGATCAGCAGCTACGGCGCCTTCGACGTCGAGATCGTGCCCGACGCCGCCAACCCCGACGTGCTCAAGGTCAACGGCATGGTCGAGAAGCCCAAGGCCGAGGACGCCCCGTCGAACTACGCGGCCGCCGGACGGTACCTGCTGGACCGGGCGATCTTCGACGCGCTGCGCCGCATCGACAAGGGCGCCGGCGGCGAGATCCAGCTGACCGACGCCATCGCCCTGCTCATCAGCGAGGGGCACCCCGTGCACGTCGTGGTGCACCGCGGAACCCGACACGACCTCGGAAATCCCGGTGGCTACCTCAAGGCTGCGGTTGACTTGGCGTTGGACCGTGACGACTACGGCCCCGACCTGCGCGAGTGGCTGCAGGATCGCCTGAACCGAGACTGA
- a CDS encoding 3-hydroxyacyl-CoA dehydrogenase NAD-binding domain-containing protein has product MADTRKIAIVGAGVIGLSWAELARAHGWRVSFTDPRPDLAELVAKEFPGDAQVEVAADLAAAVADADLVQENGPERLPIKQDLFAQIVAAAPAGAVLATSSSSIPATPIAADLDDPSRVIVGHPFNPPALMPLVEVVPGERTSEETVQRAVALYRDLGRAPVVLRKEIQGFVANRLQVAISREARYLVENGVVTVEDLDVALSNSLGLRWAATGLFEGNALGGGPEGARHLFTGIGAQVGAIPLGSPSTTPEATEALIEKIDAAYGTGQENYERLLQRRDRRTRAVLDALRSVDDGA; this is encoded by the coding sequence GTGGCCGATACCCGGAAGATCGCGATCGTCGGAGCAGGCGTCATCGGCCTGTCGTGGGCCGAGCTCGCCCGCGCGCACGGCTGGCGCGTCTCCTTCACCGACCCCCGGCCCGACCTCGCGGAGCTGGTCGCGAAGGAGTTCCCCGGCGACGCGCAGGTGGAGGTCGCCGCCGACCTCGCCGCGGCCGTCGCGGACGCGGATCTCGTACAGGAGAACGGCCCGGAACGGCTGCCCATCAAGCAGGACCTGTTCGCGCAGATCGTCGCCGCGGCCCCTGCCGGCGCGGTTCTCGCGACGTCGAGCTCCTCGATCCCCGCGACGCCGATCGCCGCGGACCTCGACGATCCGTCGCGGGTGATCGTGGGCCACCCGTTCAACCCGCCCGCCCTCATGCCGCTCGTCGAGGTGGTGCCGGGGGAGCGGACGAGTGAGGAGACCGTGCAGCGGGCCGTCGCCCTGTATCGCGACCTGGGGCGTGCGCCGGTGGTGCTGCGCAAGGAGATCCAGGGTTTCGTCGCCAATCGGTTGCAGGTCGCCATCAGCCGCGAGGCCCGCTACCTCGTCGAGAACGGCGTGGTGACCGTCGAGGACCTCGACGTCGCCCTGAGCAACTCGCTCGGCCTGCGCTGGGCGGCGACCGGCCTCTTCGAGGGCAACGCGCTGGGCGGCGGCCCCGAGGGCGCGCGGCACCTGTTCACCGGGATCGGGGCCCAGGTCGGCGCGATCCCGCTCGGCTCGCCGTCGACGACCCCCGAAGCGACGGAGGCGCTCATCGAGAAGATCGACGCGGCGTACGGCACGGGGCAGGAGAACTACGAGCGCCTGCTCCAGCGGCGCGACCGCCGCACCCGCGCCGTGCTCGACGCGCTGCGGTCGGTGGACGACGGGGCCTGA
- the glp gene encoding gephyrin-like molybdotransferase Glp, which produces MRSVEDHLARVTAAAVAPRPVRVGISEAQGLMCAEEVVVENALPAFDQAAIDGYAVRSVDVASAGDTDEETGEQIIVSLPVVGEVRAGNRQPIRLQPGQAVKVETGAPLPTLADAVLPDKWTDGGLSKVRVGHSVRSGQYVRRTGDDVQPGDVAVRRGTVVGPAQVGLLAAVGRDKVLVHPRPRVAVISVGRELVDIDRDTGAGQVYDVASYALAAAARDCGAEVHRVGIVTTDGVREAVEAQLQRSEVVIVTSALGGSASDDITAALAELGDLAVERIAMHPASVQGFGTLGADQVPTFLLPSNPMSALVAFEVMVRPLIRIALGKRQPMRRLVTAKSAASHQSPAGRREYVRGQLMRDEDTGEFMVAPIPDNGSHLLVSLAEANCLIVVDPEVTEVRAGDDVVVAFLAQRG; this is translated from the coding sequence ATGCGCTCCGTGGAGGACCATCTGGCACGGGTCACGGCGGCGGCGGTCGCCCCGCGGCCGGTGCGCGTGGGCATCTCCGAGGCGCAGGGCCTCATGTGCGCGGAGGAAGTGGTCGTCGAGAACGCCCTCCCGGCGTTCGACCAGGCCGCGATCGACGGTTACGCCGTGCGCTCGGTCGACGTGGCCTCCGCCGGCGACACCGACGAGGAGACCGGCGAGCAGATCATCGTGAGCCTGCCCGTGGTCGGCGAGGTGCGCGCGGGCAACCGCCAGCCCATCCGGCTGCAGCCGGGCCAGGCGGTCAAGGTCGAGACCGGCGCGCCGCTGCCGACCCTCGCCGACGCCGTCCTCCCCGACAAGTGGACCGACGGTGGCCTGTCGAAAGTCCGCGTCGGGCACTCGGTCCGGTCCGGGCAGTACGTCCGCCGCACCGGTGACGACGTGCAGCCCGGCGACGTGGCCGTGCGCCGCGGTACCGTCGTCGGCCCCGCACAGGTGGGCCTGCTCGCCGCCGTCGGGCGCGACAAGGTGCTGGTGCACCCGCGGCCGCGGGTCGCCGTGATCTCCGTGGGCCGCGAGCTCGTCGACATCGACCGCGACACCGGCGCCGGGCAGGTGTACGACGTGGCCTCCTACGCGCTGGCCGCCGCCGCCCGCGACTGCGGCGCCGAGGTGCACCGCGTGGGCATCGTCACCACCGACGGGGTGCGCGAGGCCGTCGAGGCGCAGCTGCAGCGGTCCGAGGTGGTCATCGTGACCTCCGCGCTCGGCGGCAGTGCGTCCGACGACATCACCGCCGCGCTGGCCGAGCTCGGCGACCTCGCGGTCGAGCGGATCGCGATGCACCCCGCATCCGTCCAGGGCTTCGGCACCCTCGGCGCCGACCAGGTGCCCACCTTCCTGCTGCCCTCGAACCCGATGAGCGCGCTGGTCGCCTTCGAGGTCATGGTGCGGCCGCTGATCCGCATCGCGCTCGGCAAGCGGCAGCCGATGCGCCGGCTGGTGACCGCGAAGAGCGCCGCCTCGCACCAGTCGCCGGCGGGCCGCCGCGAATACGTCCGCGGTCAGCTCATGCGCGACGAGGACACCGGCGAGTTCATGGTCGCGCCGATCCCCGACAACGGCTCCCACCTGCTGGTGAGCCTCGCCGAGGCGAACTGTCTGATCGTCGTGGACCCGGAGGTCACCGAGGTCCGCGCGGGCGACGACGTGGTCGTCGCCTTCCTCGCCCAGCGCGGCTGA
- a CDS encoding branched-chain amino acid transporter permease yields the protein MPSTGYLLAGIAIAAAVTVALRLAPFGLASVLRDSPLLADFGRWMPAGAVVVLAVYCMAQVDYAAPTHGLPQLAGVAGVALAHLWRRNAVLSIVAGTAVCVALSYGLA from the coding sequence ATGCCTAGCACCGGCTACCTGCTGGCGGGGATCGCGATCGCGGCGGCGGTCACCGTCGCGCTGCGGCTCGCACCCTTCGGCCTGGCCTCGGTGCTCCGGGACTCGCCCCTGCTCGCGGACTTCGGGCGGTGGATGCCCGCGGGCGCCGTGGTGGTGCTCGCCGTCTACTGCATGGCGCAGGTGGACTACGCGGCCCCGACACACGGGCTCCCGCAGCTCGCGGGCGTCGCGGGCGTCGCGCTGGCGCACCTGTGGCGGCGCAACGCGGTGCTCAGCATCGTCGCGGGCACGGCCGTGTGCGTCGCGCTGAGCTACGGGCTGGCGTGA
- a CDS encoding winged helix-turn-helix transcriptional regulator — protein sequence MADFDVFAKDCPSRAVFAHVTGRWGALVLGRLRTEPQRFGEIRRQVEGISDRMLTQTLRSLVDDGLVSRYSAGTNPPHTEYRLTPAGADVADAVLRLAEAVETAMTTADRP from the coding sequence ATGGCCGATTTCGACGTCTTCGCGAAGGACTGCCCGTCGCGTGCCGTGTTCGCGCACGTCACCGGACGGTGGGGTGCGCTCGTCCTGGGGCGCCTGCGCACCGAGCCGCAGCGGTTCGGCGAGATCCGCCGCCAGGTCGAGGGCATCAGCGATCGCATGCTCACGCAGACGCTGCGCTCGCTCGTGGACGACGGACTGGTCAGCCGGTACTCCGCGGGCACCAATCCGCCGCACACCGAGTACCGCCTCACCCCCGCCGGCGCCGACGTGGCCGACGCCGTCCTGCGGCTGGCCGAGGCCGTGGAGACGGCGATGACCACGGCGGACCGTCCCTGA
- a CDS encoding DoxX family protein: MVKKLVTAQFTLLTVARVILGVVFFAHGWQKVVTNGLSATGKAFEGMGVPAPTLSAWFAGLAELVGGALLIVGFAVPIVAVVLIVDMLGAIFTVHLDNGFFAANPGGGIELPLVLIAGLLAVAAVPQTSLGVDALLLKNKLEEAK; this comes from the coding sequence ATGGTCAAGAAACTGGTCACCGCCCAGTTCACCCTCCTGACGGTCGCCCGGGTCATCCTCGGCGTCGTCTTCTTCGCCCACGGCTGGCAGAAGGTCGTGACCAACGGCCTCAGCGCCACGGGCAAGGCCTTCGAGGGCATGGGCGTCCCCGCGCCCACCCTGTCCGCCTGGTTCGCGGGCCTCGCCGAGCTCGTCGGCGGCGCGCTGCTCATCGTCGGCTTCGCCGTCCCGATCGTCGCGGTCGTGCTCATCGTCGACATGCTGGGCGCCATCTTCACCGTGCACCTCGACAACGGCTTCTTCGCGGCGAACCCGGGCGGCGGCATCGAGCTGCCGCTCGTGCTCATCGCGGGCCTGCTCGCCGTGGCCGCCGTCCCGCAGACCTCGCTGGGCGTCGACGCGCTGCTGCTCAAGAACAAGCTGGAGGAGGCGAAGTGA
- a CDS encoding alpha/beta fold hydrolase: MREETITAGGVRLAAQHRRAPAPAGPPVLLIHGMAADHRTWRRTVRALHVAGRDTVTYDQRGHGRSDHSPEYLLDELAEDAERVARHVGLETFDVVGHSLGGQAALRLAWRLPGGVRRLVLEEMPPVALEEGQIAETMDLPLSPRRVWLGLKQVVQTPGALSRFDKTMMDSVSPQFRPDPAWWDRLAATPQETLVISGGPRDFLRPEYLRLVADALPRGEYAELRGGHTVHRESSAAFARAVLNFLR; encoded by the coding sequence ATGCGCGAGGAGACCATCACCGCCGGCGGCGTGCGCCTGGCGGCGCAGCACCGCCGCGCGCCGGCGCCCGCGGGCCCGCCGGTGCTGCTCATCCACGGCATGGCCGCCGACCACCGGACGTGGCGGCGCACCGTCCGCGCGCTGCACGTCGCCGGCCGCGACACCGTGACGTACGACCAGCGCGGCCACGGTCGCAGCGATCACAGCCCCGAGTACCTGCTCGACGAGCTCGCCGAGGACGCCGAACGGGTGGCCCGGCACGTCGGGCTGGAGACCTTCGACGTCGTCGGGCACTCGCTCGGGGGCCAGGCGGCGCTGCGACTCGCGTGGCGCCTGCCCGGCGGTGTCCGCCGGCTCGTCCTGGAGGAGATGCCGCCGGTGGCGCTCGAGGAGGGGCAGATCGCGGAGACCATGGACCTGCCGCTGTCGCCGCGCCGGGTGTGGCTGGGGCTCAAACAGGTGGTGCAGACGCCGGGCGCCCTGTCGCGCTTCGACAAGACGATGATGGACTCGGTCTCGCCGCAGTTCCGGCCCGATCCGGCGTGGTGGGACCGGCTGGCCGCGACGCCGCAGGAGACGCTCGTGATCTCCGGCGGCCCGCGGGACTTCCTGCGCCCCGAGTACCTGCGCCTCGTCGCCGACGCGCTTCCCCGCGGCGAGTACGCCGAGCTGCGCGGCGGGCACACGGTGCACCGCGAGTCGTCGGCCGCGTTCGCGCGGGCGGTCCTGAACTTCCTGCGCTGA
- a CDS encoding GNAT family N-acetyltransferase — protein sequence MFFGADWQVELGPLTTAAGVVRLRPIRARDGRQWSRLRLLNRAELEPWEPSGEVNWQRRHAASQWQPLCASLRSQARSGTIVPLVIEVDGAYAGQITIGNITRGQLQSAWVGYWVDRRVTGRGVATTAVALAVDHCFGPLRLHRVDATVRPENTGSRAVLRNSGFREEGLLRRYLHVDGAWRDHLLVAITAEEVADSMVARLVRSGRARF from the coding sequence GTGTTCTTCGGAGCGGACTGGCAGGTCGAACTCGGGCCCCTCACCACCGCCGCGGGCGTCGTGCGGCTGCGGCCCATCCGCGCCCGCGACGGCCGGCAGTGGTCACGGCTGCGGCTGCTCAACCGGGCCGAACTGGAACCCTGGGAACCGTCGGGCGAGGTGAACTGGCAGCGCCGGCACGCGGCGTCGCAGTGGCAGCCGCTGTGCGCGTCGCTGCGCTCGCAGGCCCGGTCCGGCACCATCGTGCCCCTCGTCATCGAGGTCGACGGTGCCTACGCCGGCCAGATCACCATCGGGAACATCACGCGCGGGCAGTTGCAGAGCGCCTGGGTCGGGTACTGGGTGGACCGGCGGGTGACGGGCCGCGGGGTCGCGACGACGGCGGTCGCGCTCGCCGTCGACCACTGCTTCGGGCCGTTGCGCCTGCACCGCGTGGACGCGACCGTGCGTCCCGAGAACACCGGATCGCGTGCCGTGCTCCGCAATTCGGGATTCCGCGAGGAGGGGCTCCTGCGCCGGTACCTGCACGTCGACGGTGCCTGGCGGGACCACCTGCTCGTCGCGATCACGGCCGAGGAGGTCGCGGATTCGATGGTCGCGCGGCTGGTCCGGTCGGGCCGCGCCCGGTTCTGA
- a CDS encoding DUF1801 domain-containing protein: MFTKKGDAAVLAKLRAMPAPYDGIGERLHAIIRENAPGLEPVVRWGLPFYVGGGEDVCYIKPGKDYVAFGFGETVNPAFEEGATMHPIVWNVTALDAETEARIAALVAKAVA, from the coding sequence ATGTTCACCAAGAAGGGCGACGCCGCCGTCCTCGCGAAGCTCCGCGCCATGCCCGCGCCGTACGACGGGATCGGGGAGCGCCTGCACGCGATCATCCGCGAGAACGCGCCCGGACTCGAGCCGGTGGTGCGCTGGGGCCTGCCGTTCTACGTCGGCGGCGGCGAGGACGTCTGCTACATCAAACCGGGCAAGGACTACGTCGCCTTCGGCTTCGGCGAGACCGTCAACCCGGCCTTCGAGGAGGGCGCGACGATGCATCCCATCGTCTGGAACGTCACGGCGCTGGACGCCGAGACCGAGGCGCGGATCGCGGCCCTGGTCGCGAAGGCCGTCGCCTGA
- a CDS encoding NAD(P)-dependent oxidoreductase, whose protein sequence is MRITVFGASGYSGGHITTEALSRGIEVVGVARDVAKVPAGATAEAGDVTDSAFVARAVEGAAVIVSALPTAAPSGTGTDLPTALAALVTAARATGARLGVVGGAGSLLVAEGGPKLVDTPSFPDEVKPIAQEHDRALDYLRTVDDVDWFYLSPAASYGSFNPGEKRGTFRTSGDVLLTDAEGNSEISGADYATAFVDEILTPAHERQRFSVAY, encoded by the coding sequence GTGAGGATCACCGTCTTCGGCGCGTCCGGCTACTCGGGCGGCCACATCACCACCGAGGCCCTGTCCCGCGGCATCGAGGTCGTCGGCGTCGCCCGCGACGTCGCCAAGGTCCCGGCCGGCGCCACCGCCGAGGCCGGCGACGTGACCGATTCCGCCTTCGTCGCCCGCGCCGTCGAGGGCGCCGCCGTCATCGTCTCCGCACTGCCGACCGCGGCACCGTCGGGCACCGGCACGGACCTGCCGACCGCCCTGGCGGCCCTGGTCACCGCGGCCCGCGCCACCGGCGCCCGCCTCGGCGTCGTCGGCGGCGCCGGCAGCCTGCTGGTCGCCGAGGGCGGCCCCAAGCTGGTCGACACCCCGTCGTTCCCCGACGAGGTCAAGCCGATCGCCCAGGAGCACGACCGCGCGCTCGACTACCTGCGCACGGTCGACGACGTGGACTGGTTCTACCTGAGCCCCGCCGCGAGCTACGGCTCCTTCAACCCCGGCGAGAAGCGCGGCACCTTCCGCACGAGCGGCGACGTGCTGCTCACCGACGCCGAGGGGAACTCCGAGATCTCCGGCGCCGATTACGCCACCGCCTTCGTCGACGAGATCCTCACCCCGGCGCACGAGCGGCAGCGGTTCTCCGTCGCCTACTGA